A genomic region of Trifolium pratense cultivar HEN17-A07 linkage group LG3, ARS_RC_1.1, whole genome shotgun sequence contains the following coding sequences:
- the LOC123913438 gene encoding UDP-xylose transporter 3-like — protein MGDGEKFQLGTIGALSLSVVSSVSIVICNKALMSGLHFIFATTLTSWHLLVTFCSLHVALKMRFFEHKPFEQKAVMGFGILNGTSIGLLNLSLGFNSVGFYQMTKLAIIPCTILLEILFLGKKFSRRIQFSLAVLLLGVGIATITDLQLNALGSFLSILAIITTCVAQIMTNTIQKKFKVSSTQLLYQSCPYQAATLLITGPYLDKILTDLNVFAFKYTTQITSVIVLSCLISISVNFSTFLVIGKTSPVTYQVLGHLKTCLVLAFGYIIVRDPFSWRNILGILVAMIGMLLYSHYCVIENQQKAAETPIQVSQTREGETDPLINVESGNTMLNKRPPIWSKEKD, from the exons ATGGGTGACGGGGAAAAATTTCAGTTGGGAACTATTGGTGCGTTGAGTTTGTCTGTGGTGTCATCGGTGTCGATTGTGATTTGTAACAAGGCGTTGATGAGTGGGTTACATTTCATATTTG CTACAACTTTGACCAGTTGGCATCTCCTTGTTACATTTTGTTCTCTTCATGTGGCtttaaaaatgagattttttgaGCACAAGCCTTTTGAGCAGAAAGCTGTGATGGGATTTGGAATTCTAAATGGAACTTCAATTGGACTTTTAAATTTAAGTCTCGGTTTCAATTCGGTTGGCTTTTACCAG ATGACTAAGCTTGCAATAATTCCATGTACTATTCTACTAGAGATCCTTTTCCTTGGCAAGAAATTCAG TAGAAGAATACAATTTTCCCTTGCAGTCCTCCTTTTGGGTGTTGGAATTGCAACAATTACTGATTTGCAACTTAATGCATTGGGATCTTTCTTATCTATTCTAGCAATAATAACGACGTGTGTTGCTCAAATT ATGACAAATACCatccaaaaaaagtttaaaGTTTCTTCTACTCAACTTTTATATCAATCATGTCCATATCAAGCAGCAACTCTATTGATAACAGGACCATATTTAGATAAAATTCTCACTGACCTAAATGTTTTTGCTTTCAAGTACACAACACAAATAACG TCTGTCATTGTTCTTTCATGCCTTATTTCTATCTCAGTAAACTTTAGTACATTTCTTGTAATTGGAAAAACATCTCCAGTCACCTACCAAGTTCTTGGACATCTTAAGACATGTCTTGTATTGGCTTTTGGTTATATTATTGTTCGTGATCCTTTTAGTTGGAGGAACATATTAGGAATTTTAGTAGCCATGATTGGGATGCTTCTATATTCTCACTATTGCGTAATTGAGAATCAACAAAAGGCAGCTGAAactccaatacaagtatcacaG ACAAGAGAAGGTGAAACTGATCCTCTCATTAACGTGGAGAGTGGAAATACAATGTTGAACAAAAGGCCCCCTATTTGGAGCAAAGAAAAAGactaa
- the LOC123913436 gene encoding pentatricopeptide repeat-containing protein At1g79540-like: MLTLTFSKFKKAFTPIPPCSCGGFRRPPNNSPRSFSAASDLLGLRFCIWVALKFDTFTDEPYYLVSDFLARNNLHSIYWEALELLNKKGILLTSDSVRALVRSYSHLGQTNKAIETFGRMRELGIVPDAHIYNTILRDVLRKQLFELAFALYNTMVKCNVVLNDYTYNMLIDGFCKSGNVKGALEMVDEMQKVNLVPDALSNTSVLYGLCQAKNMDEAHKWFNTMKENGYPPDVVSCNVLLNGYCQLGRLDEAVSFVRSMKIDGFSLNQNGYCSLINAFFRATRYSEAHAWYTRMFKEGIVPDAVTYAIMIRGLSDEGRVGEAIRMLDEMTQIGLTPDAHCYNAIIKGLCDVGLLNRAQSLRLEISKENVCTHTIIICEMCKRGMIDEAQELFHRIEKLGFVPSVVTFNALINGLCKAHKLEEAILLCYNMEMRRTYWLFLRGPDLQKKVQQMCEDGQFLNAYEFLTLTNSRVKPDIITYNILINACCRASEIQRARHLFKELQKNGLSPDCVTYGTLIKGVESEEEAFNIFNRMQEDGCEPTLSVYRTLMTRLCKKSKVSLAFNLYFKYLKSLPSRDNDSIRALEEYLVGEKLEQVIRGLLELDFRARDFNLAPYTILLIGFCHVEKVDEALIIFSVLDEFNIKINATSCVHLIKGLCKKSRLYEARKIFLYSLDKGFMLRPKICNHLLKHLDSKDYKDWVVDLIGRMTSFGYHIPQYQKRKQRTNVL, from the coding sequence ATGTTGACCTTGACCTTCTCCAAGTTCAAGAAAGCATTCACTCCGATCCCACCTTGTTCCTGCGGCGGCTTCCGCCGACCCCCCAACAATTCTCCCCGATCATTTTCCGCTGCTTCCGACTTACTAGGTCTTCGTTTCTGCATCTGGGTTGCACTCAAATTCGACACTTTCACCGATGAACCCTATTATTTGGTTAGTGATTTTCTTGCCCGTAACAATTTGCATTCTATTTACTGGGAAGCTCTTGAGCTTCTTAATAAAAAAGGGATTTTGTTAACTTCAGATTCTGTTAGAGCTTTGGTTAGGTCTTATTCTCATTTGGGTCAGACCAATAAAGCTATAGAAACTTTCGGTAGAATGCGCGAATTGGGTATTGTTCCTGATGCTCATATATATAACACAATTTTGAGAGATGTGTTGAGGAAACAGTTATTTGAGCTTGCTTTTGCATTGTATAATACTATGGTTAAATGCAATGTTGTTCTTAATGATTATACTTATAATATGTTGATTGATGGGTTTTGTAAAAGTGGTAATGTTAAGGGTGCACTTGAGATGGTTGATGAAATGCAAAAGGTTAATCTTGTTCCTGATGCTTTATCGAATACCTCTGTTCTTTATGGTTTATGCCAGGCGAAAAATATGGATGAGGCACATAAGTGGTTTAATACGATGAAAGAAAATGGGTACCCGCCGGATGTTGTTTCTTGTAATGTTTTGCTTAATGGGTATTGTCAGCTGGGGAGGTTAGATGAAGCAGTTTCTTTTGTACGGTCCATGAAGATAGATGGTTTCTCGCTTAATCAAAATGGCTATTGTTCTCTTATTAATGCATTTTTTAGAGCCACGAGATATAGTGAAGCACACGCGTGGTATACAAGGATGTTTAAGGAGGGCATTGTGCCTGATGCTGTTACGTACGCCATTATGATACGTGGTCTGTCGGATGAGGGCAGGGTTGGTGAAGCTATTAGGATGTTAGATGAGATGACTCAGATAGGTTTAACTCCTGATGCTCATTGCTACAATGCAATAATTAAAGGTTTATGTGATGTAGGTCTTTTGAATCGAGCGCAATCTCTTCGTCTTGAGATTTCTAAGGAAAATGTTTGTACGCACACGATTATCATATGTGAAATGTGTAAGAGAGGAATGATTGATGAAGCACAAGAATTATTTCATCGGATCGAGAAGCTTGGATTCGTTCCTTCAGTTGTGACCTTCAATGCGCTTATAAATGGACTGTGCAAAGCCCATAAACTTGAGGAGGCAATCCTTTTGTGTTACAATATGGAGATGAGGAGAACATATTGGTTATTTTTAAGGGGTCCCGATCTCCAGAAAAAGGTGCAGCAAATGTGTGAAGACGGGCAATTTTTGAATGCTTACGAGTTTCTCACTCTTACCAATAGTAGGGTTAAGCCTGACATTATTACATACAACATTCTAATCAATGCCTGTTGTAGGGCTAGTGAGATTCAACGCGCTCGCCACCTTTTTAAGGAACTGCAAAAGAATGGTCTCTCACCCGATTGTGTTACTTATGGGACACTTATTAAAGGAGTTGAAAGCGAAGAGGAAGCCTTTAACATTTTTAATCGTATGCAGGAAGATGGCTGTGAACCTACCCTTTCAGTTTATAGAACACTTATGACTCGGTTGTGTAAAAAGAGCAAGGTCTCGCTGGCATTTAATCTTTATTTCAAATATCTGAAGAGCCTCCCAAGTCGGGACAATGATTCAATCCGTGCTCTAGAGGAATATTTAGTCGGAGAAAAATTGGAACAAGTGATTCGTGGTTTACTTGAACTGGACTTTAGGGCCAGAGATTTTAATTTAGCTCCATACACAATTCTACTTATTGGATTCTGTCACGTAGAAAAAGTAGACGAAGCATTAATTATATTCTCAGTTCTTGACGAGTTCAATATCAAAATCAACGCTACAAGTTGCGTACATTTGATCAAAGGTCTTTGTAAGAAAAGTAGGCTATATGAAGCAAGAAAAATATTTCTCTACAGTCTTGACAAAGGTTTTATGTTGAGGCCAAAAATTTGTAACCACCTCCTCAAGCATCTTGATTCCAAAGATTATAAGGATTGGGTAGTTGATCTTATTGGTAGGATGACATCTTTTGGATACCATATACCCCAATACCAAAAAAGAAAGCAAAGAACAAATGTTCTCTGA
- the LOC123913439 gene encoding phosphoglucan phosphatase LSF2, chloroplastic, translating into MESVSNIGFSSTFRVSLETQLLTNQRKHKSPCTFMVPFNYSVRKNKICCKLSESGIEENPTTKRVSKSKDMMEEYNIAMKKMMRNPYEYHHDLGMNYNVITDNLIVGSQPQKPEDVDHLKKEEGVAYILNLQQDKDAEFWGIDLQSIVRRSRELEIRHMRRPAVDFDPNSLRSALPKAVSSLEWAISEGKGRVYVHCTAGLGRAPAVAIAYLFWFSDMNLNAAYDLLTSKRPCGPNKKAIRGATYDLAKNDPWKEPFESLPDHAFGDIADWERNLIQDRVRALRGT; encoded by the exons atggaAAGTGTTAGTAACATTGGTTTTTCTTCAACATTCAGAGTTTCTTTGGAAACACAACTACTTACAAACCAGAGGAAACACAAATCTCCATGCACTTTTATGGTTCCTTTCAACTACTCTGTTAGGAAGAACAAAATCTGTTGTAAACTTTCAGAAAGTGGGATTGAAGAGAACCCTACCACCAAAAGGGTATCTAAATCTAAGGACATGATGGAAGAATACAATATAgctatgaagaagatgatgagaaACCCTTATGAGTATCATCATGATCTGG GTATGAATTATAACGTTATAACTGACAATTTGATTGTCGGATCCCAACCACAGAAACCTGAAGATGTAGATCACCTTAAGAAGGAAGAAGGTGTGGCATACATTCTAAACTTGCAACAGGATAAGGATGCTGAGTTTTGGGGAATAGACTTACAGTCAATAGTAAGAAGGAGTCGCGAACTTGAAATTAGACACATGAGGAGACCG gCAGTAGACTTTGATCCAAACTCTTTGCGAAGTGCGCTACCTAAAGCAGTTTCATCTTTGGAATGGGCAATTTCTGAGGGAAAAGGAAGAGTTTATGTGCATTGTACTGCAGGACTTGGAAGAGCTCCAGCAGTTGCAATTGCTTATTTGTTCTGGTTTTCTGACATGAAT CTAAATGCAGCCTATGATCTGCTAACTTCAAAGAGACCTTGTGGACCAAATAAAAAAGCGATACGTGGAGCTACTTATGATTTGGCTAAGAATGATCCATGGAAGGAGCCATTTGAGAGTCTTCCAGACCATGCTTTTGGGGATATAGCAGACTGGGAGAGGAACCTGATTCAAGACCGTGTCCGTGCTCTTCGTGGAACTTGA
- the LOC123913440 gene encoding adenine/guanine permease AZG1 produces MEGGHQRPTLPAHQAHTKPISRLNSYVAKTRVGKYFKLSQRNSTFTTELRAGTATFLTMAYILAVNASILTDSGGTCSVSDCVPLCSDSSVSINNCSGPSLHVIQPDVSCKFDPVNPGYAACLDKTRKDLIVATVASSLIGCFIMGAFANLPLGLAPGMGSNAYFAYTVVGFHGSGTISYQNALAAVFIEGMVFLFVSSIGLRAKLAKLVPKPVRISSSAGIGLFLAFIGLQNNQGIGLVGYSSSTLVTLGGCPSSSRASLAPVISALNGTVSLLPGGTVSGDIFCLRNRMESPTLWLGLVGFIIIAYCLVKNVKGAMIYGIVFVTAVSWFRNTKVTAFPNSDAGNTAHEYFKKVVDIHTIKTTAGALSFNSIGKGYFWEAVVTFLYVDILDTTGTLYSMARFAGFTDEKGDFEGQYFAFMSDATSIVVGSLLGTSPVTAFIESSTGIREGGRTGITALTVAGYFFMALFFTPLLASIPAWAVGPPLILVGVLMMRSVVEIDWEDMRQAIPAFVTMILMPLTYSIAYGLIGGIGTYIVLNIWDWGIEILGHFGYLTTKEPSSGSNNNSHSPQVNGVVQNQHSSQNPNAKALQLEVL; encoded by the coding sequence ATGGAGGGTGGTCATCAAAGGCCCACACTTCCAGCCCACCAAGCCCACACAAAGCCCATCTCTCGTCTCAACTCCTACGTAGCCAAAACCAGAGTAGGTAAATATTTCAAGCTTTCCCAACGTAACTCCACCTTCACCACCGAGCTTCGTGCCGGAACCGCCACTTTTCTCACCATGGCTTATATCCTCGCCGTCAACGCTTCCATTTTAACTGATTCCGGTGGAACATGCTCTGTTTCAGATTGTGTTCCTCTCTGTTCTGACTCTTCAGTTTCCATCAATAACTGTTCAGGCCCATCACTTCATGTCATTCAGCCCGATGTTTCGTGTAAATTCGACCCGGTTAACCCGGGCTACGCCGCGTGTCTCGATAAAACCCGAAAAGACTTGATCGTCGCCACTGTTGCTTCTTCTCTCATTGGTTGTTTCATTATGGGTGCTTTTGCTAATCTTCCTTTGGGCCTTGCTCCGGGTATGGGCTCTAACGCTTACTTTGCTTACACAGTCGTGGGCTTTCATGGTTCTGGTACAATCTCCTACCAAAACGCACTCGCAGCTGTTTTCATCGAAGGAATGGTTTTCTTATTCGTTTCTTCAATCGGTTTACGAGCAAAATTAGCAAAACTTGTTCCAAAGCCCGTTAGAATAAGCTCATCAGCTGGAATTGGGCTTTTTCTTGCTTTCATCGGGCTTCAAAACAATCAAGGAATTGGGCTTGTTGGGTATAGCTCTTCCACTTTAGTAACACTCGGCGGTTGCCCAAGCTCATCACGGGCTTCCTTAGCTCCGGTTATATCGGCGCTTAACGGCACAGTCAGTCTTCTCCCGGGCGGAACGGTTTCCGGAGATATATTTTGTCTCCGAAACAGAATGGAAAGCCCAACACTATGGTTGGGCCTGGTGGGCTTTATCATAATTGCGTATTGTTTAGTGAAAAACGTTAAAGGAGCAATGATATACGGCATCGTTTTTGTAACCGCCGTTTCTTGGTTTAGAAACACTAAAGTAACGGCGTTTCCTAACAGTGATGCGGGTAACACGGCTCACGAGTATTTCAAAAAAGTAGTTGACATACACACAATAAAAACTACAGCTGGTGCGTTAAGTTTTAACAGCATAGGAAAAGGGTATTTTTGGGAAGCTGTGGTAACATTTTTATATGTAGACATTCTCGACACAACCGGAACATTGTACTCGATGGCACGGTTTGCGGGTTTTACCGACGAGAAAGGCGATTTCGAGGGTCAATATTTTGCGTTTATGTCAGATGCCACGTCAATTGTTGTGGGGTCGTTATTGGGAACTTCACCGGTGACGGCGTTTATCGAAAGTTCCACGGGGATACGAGAAGGCGGACGGACGGGGATCACTGCATTGACGGTCGCAGGTTATTTTTTTATGGCGTTGTTTTTTACGCCGTTGTTGGCTTCAATTCCGGCGTGGGCGGTGGGTCCGCCGTTGATTTTAGTGGGAGTATTGATGATGAGATCGGTGGTTGAGATTGATTGGGAAGATATGAGACAAGCAATACCTGCGTTTGTGACAATGATACTTATGCCTTTGACGTATTCAATTGCTTATGGGCTTATTGGTGGGATAGGTACTTACATTGTGTTGAACATTTGGGATTGGGGGATTGAGATTTTGGGGCACTTTGGGTACCTTACAACAAAGGAGCCTAGTAgtggtagtaataataattctCATTCTCCTCAAGTCAATGGAGTGGTTCAAAATCAACATTCTTCACAAAATCCAAATGCTAAAGCACTACAACTTGAAGTACTTTAG